CTACTGTAGTCAGTTCCCGCAAACTGTGATTAAGGCGTTTCAAATGAAAGATCAAGGTTCACTGGCCAAGTTGTCAGGGTTTAGAAACTATACTTTATTGCTCGATAGCTACTCGGCTGGACAGATGGGCGGAACTGGCCATGTATTCCCATGGGAAATAGCTCGTAAGGTCAGTCAAGAATATAGAATCATTTTGGCAGGCGGCTTGTCGACTGATAATGTGCTTGCAGCAATCCGGGCGGTGCAACCCTTTGCTGTCGACGTCAGCAGCGGGGTAGAAAGTAACGGAGTCAAAGATAGCAAGAAAATCAAAGAATTTATTACAACAATTCGGAGGTGGGAGTATCATGGGTCTGATTAAGAAAGGACGCTACGGAGAATTTGGTGGGCGCTATGTGCCGGAAACATTGATTCCAGCGTTAGATGAACTCGAAGCTGTCTATGAAAGCGCGCGTCAGGACAAAAGCTTTCAGCAGGCGCTGGCTTTTTACTTTCAACAGTATATTGGCAGACCTTCTATGTTATATTTTGCCCAGAAGCTGACCAACCAATTAGGCGGGGCGAAGATCTACCTAAAACGGGAAGATCTCAATCATACCGGTGCGCACAAGATTAATAATACCATTGGCCAGGCGTTAATAGCCAAGCGGATGGGGAAAAAAAGTATAATTGCTGAGACTGGAGCTGGCCAGCATGGCGTGGCTACCGCTACGGTTGCTGCGCTGTTTGGCATGGACTGTAAGGTGTTCATGGGAGAAGAGGACGTAAAACGGCAGGCGCTGAACGTATTTCGCATGCAAATGCTCGGCGCTGAAGTGGTGCCGGTAACCAGCGGCAGCCGCACGTTAAAGGATGCAACCAACGAAGCGTTGCGCTATTGGGTGGCCCATGTCCGGGATACGTTTTATGTTATTGGCTCAGTCGTCGGACCTCACCCGTATCCGGCTATGGTTAGGGATTTTCAACAAGTTATTGGCGAGGAAACCCGTAAACAGATGATAGCCATAGAGGGACGATTGCCAGACAGCGTGATTGCTTGCGTCGGCGGCGGCAGCAACTCGATGGGCATGTTTTACCCATTTTTAACAGATGATAGCGTGAAACTCTATGGTGTAGAAGCGGCTGGTAAAGGGCTTGACACTCGTGAACATGCGGCAACGTTGACGCTGGGCAGCAAGGGAGTTTTGCACGGAGCATTCAGTTATCTGCTTCAAGACAAAGACGGCCAGATACTGCCGGCCCACTCTATCTCGGCAGGTCTCGATTATCCTGGGGTTGGCCCCGAGCATGCTTATCTAAAGGATTCAGGCCGGGTAGAATATGCAGCTGTAACTGATACCGCAGCGCTAGACGCCTTTTATCTCTTGGCTCGTAGCGAAGGGATTATTCCCGCGCTGGAGAGTGCCCATGCGATGGCCTATGCGATTAAACTAGCGCCGACTTTGCCCAAAGAGCATATCCTGGTCGTCTGTTTATCAGGTCGGGGTGATAAAGATGTGGACCAAGTGGCTGCATATGAGGAGGTGCGGTAATGCAAAATAGAAAAAGCGCCATTGGCGCTACCTTTCAGAAACTACAACAGTCAGGCAATAAAGCACTTATTACCTACATTTCAGCTGGTGACCCAGACCTGAATACGACCAGAAAACTGGTGCTGTCTATGGCCGCAAATGGGGTCGATATTATTGAATTGGGCATACCCTATTCTGACCCGATAGCAGATGGACCAGTCATTCAGCAAGCTTCATTACGGGCTTTGCAGAATGGCGTAAGCATTGAAGCCATTTTTGGCTTGATCGCTTCTTTGCGTCAGGACACGCAAATCCCGTTGGTTTTGATGGCGTATTACAATTCTCTACTGCAATATGGTATCGAAAAATTTATCAGTACCTGCGCTGCGGTCGGCGTAGATGGGCTAATTATCCCGGATTTGCCGTTGGAAGAAAGCGAAGAATTGCGTCAGCAAGGTGATGCACAGGGGATTAATGTGATCTTGCTAATTGCGCCGACTACGCCAACTGAGCGGATCGCCCGTATTGCCGAAGCTTCACGCGGCTTTTTATACTGCGTGTCTGTGGCTGGCGTTACTGGTGCGCAAAGCACTGTGGACAGTGGATTGCAAAAGTTTCTCGCAAGGGTGCGGAGTCAGACCGAGCTTCCCTTAGCGGTAGGCTTCGGTATTTCCACGCCTGATCAAGCCGCCGCTATTGCTGTGTTGGCAGATGGTGTAATTGTCGGCAGTGCTGTCATTACCGTGCTGGAGCAATATCTCGGTACAGAGATGCTGATCAGCAAAGTTGGTGAGTTTGCAAAGAGTTTGAAGAATGCCATTCGCTAGTGAGTGAGGGACGTAGGAAAAGCGTATAACAGTCTGGGTGAGAGGCTATCGACAAACTGAAATGGCCACGCCGCATAGCGGGTGGTCATTTCAGTTGTCCTGGTCTTAGAAAAAATCAGCATTTGGCAAAGCCTAATAGTAGATTTAGCTGCTCGGCTAGCTCTGCCAGGTCTTTTTCTGTATGTATCTGGTCGATGATTACCTTTCCATTCAAAGGTAATCGATCCATTGTCGATAAGACAGGGCTTGCCTTCAAGACTTCGTGAAATACGGCGTCAAGGCTGCCGGCGATAAGATAGGCGCTTTCTTCTGTGAGCAAGCCATTACAGCCATAGGCGCAACCCAGGGCTGGCTGTTTCGTAATACCAAACTTTTGCGTGAAAGCCAACTTCAGCTACCGTTAGTCCATGTTTCAAGGTATAATTAATAAAGAATGGCGAAGCTGAACGAGAGAAGGAGGCTGACAGATGAACCCGCAAGTTAAGGACATGCTTCAACGACAACGATGGGCTGTGCTCGGCGCTTCAGCAAACCCTGACAAATTCGGTTATCGTATCTTTAAAGTCCTCAAACGCTATGGCTACGAGGTTTATCCGGTAAATTCCAGGGAAAGCATGATTGATGGCGAGCCGTGTTTTCCCTCGATCGCAGCGCTGCCGGTAGTTCCCAATGTGGTGGATTTTGTGGTGCCACCAGCGGTCGCCCTAGAGGGGTTGGCAGAATGTGCGTCACTAGGTATTGCTAATGTCTGGCTGCAACCGGGAGTAAATAAGCCAGAAGTGGTTGCTAAGGCGAAAGATTTAGGGCTGAATGTGATTTATCAATACTGCGCCATGGTTGAAAGCAGTAAGATTGCCATGCTAAAGGAAAAAAACTGGGCTGTGCTCGGCGAGTCAGCTCGTTCATCAGAGGACAGCATGCTCTTTGACCGGTTGCGAAACCGGGGCTATAACGTGGCGTCGCTGTCGGTTATATCTGTTTCCGGCGAAACGCGTGTAGACGCGCCGCTCTTTGCTGATTTGCCGCAAAAGCCAGCAGTCGCCCTCATTGCCGGTCCTGCTTCGATAACAGAGCAAGCCTTGCGGGAATGCAAGGCGGCTGGCATCGAGTATGTCTGGCTTCAGCCAGGGGCAGAAACGGAAGAGCTCATTACGTTAGGTCTTTCGTTGAATCTGATCATTGTTCATCATGCCAGTGTGCTCGAGGAATTGGAATAAAAAGATTATTTAAATCCATCGCAACGTTTATAAAGTTATCAAGCCGCCCGATTAGGCGGCTTGATATAAGTACACTGAGGGTTTCGGATTTATTTTGTCTAATAAACCCTAGCCCTCTGCGAACTCTGTGTACTCTGCGGTTAACGTTCCAGTACTGACCGCCTAGTGATTATTCTTACTGTCCTGCTAGCACTCGTTTACCTTCGATATTTCTGTTGCCGAACAGGCCCAGAAAGTGATGGGCAGTGGCTGGAAGATACCGATTGCGAACCCAGATGACGGCGCCGCCGGTTACTAAAGAGGGATTGACAATCTCTTTGGCAATTAGTCTTGTGCTATGGATGAGACTGAATGCAGACTTCGGAACAATTGCCATGCCGATGCCGGCGTCTGCCCAGGCTAAAAGCGGCATGACATCATCGCTTTCGCAAAGAATACTAGGGGTCAGGCCAAGTTGCTCATAACTTTTGGTGATCATCGCTTCAAATTTGCGATGAATCAACAATTGCTTATCGACAAGTTCTCGTAAGTTGATGCTGTCTGAATCCGAACAGATCGCGTGCGGATGCTCAGGTCGAAATACCGCCACCAGCGGCTCATTTGGCAGACTGATCGAATCGTAAAGATCTGTGTCAAACGGCAGCTTTACCATGCCCAGATCGATAATGCCGCTGTCGAGAAGCTCGGTAATTCGCCGGCTTTCGCCTTCGCGCAACCGAAAAACTACGTGCGGATAACGCTCGCGAAAAATTTTAATCAATTGCGGCAGCAGCGTACCGGCTACTGAGGTCACAGCCCCGATGGCTAAGGTACCGCGATCCCCAATATAAAAGTCCTTTAATTCGGTTGTAGTTGCATTCAATAGATCGATAATTTGCTCTGCTCGTGTGCGTAGAAAAATCCCTGCTTCAGTCAGTTTTACCTTGCGCTTGCCTCTTTCAAACAACTGGACTCCCAATTGGTCTTCTAGTTCTTTCATATGTCGGCTTAGCGGCGGTTGTGCAATATGGAGACGTTTGGCCGCTGCTGTGATATTACCCTCTTCAGCAATGGCGAGAAAATACTTAATATCACGAATATCCACAATGAGTGCCTCCCAAAGATCGCCGGAGCGGTATTAATTTTTTGCGGCTAAAAAGCCAGATAAAGCACGAAGCTAATATTGGCCGCGAAAACGCGAAAGGCCGCATAGCGCCTGCACGAAGGGAACACGAAAAAAATAAACAATAAGCGTAAAGTGCTTAATGCGGTTCAAAATCGTTTCTCAGTTAGTAAAGATTACCGCAACAGCCTCTTTTGCCATACCTAATTAGTATGATAAGAAGCGAAAAATAGTATTTTACGCATAATAAAAGTCTTGATACAATCATATAGAAGACGAAATATTGAGTCAAGTGTGTTTTACATCTTTTTAACGTATAATTTTTTTAAAAAAGGAGAGAGGTGAACAAAAATGAGTCTGAAAATTCACGCCAATCGTTGCAAAGGTTGTGGCATCTGCGTCGAGTTCTGCCCGAAAAAAGTACTGGCTGTCAGCCAACTGGAAAAGGTTGAAGTAGTCAAAGAGAAAGACTGTATCATGTGCCGTCAATGTGAAATGCGCTGTCCGGACTTCGCCATTTTTGTACACAAGGAATAAAGGAGTGAAACAGAGTGTCCAAAGTTTATCTAATGCAAGGCAACCAGGCAGTCGCTGAAGGCGCAATTGCCGCCGGCGTTAAATTTTTCGGCGGTTATCCGATCACGCCGTCAACTGAAGTCGCTGAATCGCTAGCTAAAATGCTGCCAACTGTCGGCGGCAAATTCATTCAGATGGAAGATGAAATCGCCGGCATCGGCGTCATCATCGGCGCATCCCTAACCGGCATGAAAGTCATGACCGCTACCAGCGGCCCCGGCTTCTCCCTTAAACAAGAACTCATCGGCTATGCCTGTATTGCCGAAATCCCGATGGTCATCGTCAACGTACAGCGCGTGGGCCCCTCTACCGGCCAACCGACCGCACCGGCGCAAGGTGACGTGATGCAAGCCCGCTGGGGAACCCACGGCGACCATCCGATCATTGCCCTGACCCCGGGCTCTGTACCTGAGTGCTTTGACCTAACGATCAAAGCCTATGAATTCTCCGAGAAATACCGTACCCCGGTCATTCTGCTGCTGGATGAAATCATCGGCCACATGCGCGAGAAAATCGAGCTGCCTGACAACTATGATGAAATCGCCAAGCCGCAGCGCAAACTGCCGCAAGTTCCCCCTGAAGAATACAAAGCCTATCAAGCCGACGCTGACCTCGTACCTGCCATGGCTCCGTTTGGCAGCGGCTACCGTTGGCACGTCACCGGCCTGGTGCATGACGAATACGGCTTCCCCAATGGCTCACCGGCTGCCACCCAGAAATGTCTGGACCGGTTGCATGAGAAAATCAACAACAATCTTGACGACATAGTCCTCTATGAAAACTACTGCATGGACGATGCCGAAACTGTTGTCATCGCCTACGGTGGCACAGCTCGTTCTGCCTATGCCGCCGTCGACGCCGCCCGCGCTAAAGGCATCAAAGCCGGCCTGTTCCGCCCGATCACCATGTGGCCGTTCCCGGCAAAACAAATTGCCGAGATCGCTGGCAAAGCCAAACACATCATTGTTGCCGAAATGAACTATGGCCAATATGTCATCGAAGTCGAACGTGCCGTTGCCGGCAAAGCTCCGGTAACCCTCCACGCCAAATACAACAGTGAAGCGATTACGCCGGACGAGCTGCTGGCAAGAATCGAAAGCCTGAAATAACCGCAGAAAGGATGTGCACCCCATGGAAATGGAACAAATTATTGATAAATACTTCCGCCCCGGACGCCTGCCCCACATCTGGTGCCCCGGCTGCGGCAACGGCATCATCACCGGCGCTATCGTCAAAGCTGTTGACAAACTCGCTTTAGAAAAAAACGACGTAGCCGTTGTTTCCGGCATTGGCTGCTCCAGCCGCGCCTCCGGCTACCTTGACTTCAACACCGTCCACTCAGCCCACGGCCGCGCCCTGCCGGTAGCCACCGGCGTCAAACTTGGCCAACCACGGCTGAAAGTCATTGTCGTCACCGGTGACGGCGATGCTACCGCCATCGGCGGCAACCACTTCATCCATGCTGCCCGCCGCAACATCGACCTCACCGTCGTACTCTTTAATAACAACATCTATGGCATGACTGGTGGCCAATACTCACCGCTCACTCCAGCCAACTCCAAAGCAACCACCGCCCCCTACGGCACAGTTGACCGTCCCTTTGACGTCACCGAGCTGGCCAAAGGCGCAGGCGCTACCTTCGTTGCCCGTTCCACCACTTTCCATACCCAGCTGTTAGTGGATGTGATCGCCCAAGGCATCCAGCACGAAGGCTTCAGCCTCATTGAAGCTATCACTGCCTGCCCAATCTCTTTTGGTCGTCAGAATAAAATGGGCGGCGCTCCTGATATGATGAAATGGCAAAAAGACCGTGGCGTCATGCTGGCCGCCTATGAAAAAATGACTGATGAACAAAAAGAGGGCAAATTCCCGATTGGTGTTCTGTATAAAACCGAAGCGCCCGAATATAGCGCTGAATACGACAAAGTGATCGCCAGAGTCCAGAAAGGAGCGAAATAACATGCAGCAACTGCGCTTATCCGGAACCGGCGGCCAGGGGCTGATCCTGGCTGGCATCATCCTGGCCGAAGCAGCCCTGATGGACGGAAAACAAGCCATCCAGTCCCAGTCCTATGGCCCGGAAGCCCGCGGCGGTTCTAGCAAATCCGAGGTCATCATCTCTGAGGGCAAGATTCATTATCCGAAGATCACCGTACCAAACGTAGTCCTGGCTATGAGCCAGGAAGCCTGCAAAAAATACACGATTGATCTCCCTGCTGACGGCATTCTGATTACCGACAGCCTGTTTGTCCAGCAACTGCCTGACAAACAGTTTAAGAAGGTCTATGAACTGCCGATCACTCATACTGCCCAAGACAGTTTAGGTAAAGCCTTATTCGCCAACATCATCGCATTGGGCGCCATCGCCAAAATAACCGGCGTGGTCTCGATCGAATCGCTGACCAAAGCCGTGCTAGCCAGAGTGCCGAAGGGTACGGAAGCGGTTAATGAAAAAGCTCTAAAATTGGGCATGGATTTAGTTGGATAACAAATAATTTCTTGACACTAAAAGCGCTCAGCGGTAATATGTTGATTAGAAATTCTTTGAAAAATGAATAGGAATGATGGTTATGGGAGAGTCCGCAATTTGGCGGCGCCGATGGGGCAAAGCTTTGTTCAAACTCTCAGGTAAACATACTGTAACCGGACCGAACTCTGGAGAGTATGCTTCTTTGTTAAAGAAGTGTCACCGATGGGGCGCCTGTCGCAGGCGAATCTCTCAGGTATAAGGGACAGAGAACAAAAGTGTTTTTACACTTTTGTTTCTTTGTCCTTTTATTTTGCAAGAAAAGAGAGAGGTGGCTTTTATGTCAGCAAAGCAAACGCCGCTGTATGAGACGCATGTGCGTTATGGCGGCAAAATCGTTGAGTTTGGCGGTTGGTTGCTGCCGGTTCAATACTCCGGTATTAAGGAAGAGCATCACGCGGTAAGAACTAAAGCTGGTTTATTTGATGTGTCACATATGGGTGAAGTGCTGGTAAGCGGGCCAGACGCGTTGGCTTTTCTGCAAAAACTGGTGACAAATGATGTCGCTAAATTGCAAATCAATCAAATTCTTTACACGCCGATGTGTTACCTGGATGGGGGTACGGTTGACGATCTGTTGGTCTACAAGCAAGCTGACAATGAATATCTACTGGTCATCAATGCGGCGAATATAGAGAAAGATTGGCAATGGATGCAAGAAAATGTGAAAGGCTTTGAGGCTACACTGACCAATCTCTCTGATGCAACAGCGCAGTTGGCTCTGCAAGGACCGCTGGCAGAAACGATTTTAGCCAAGCTGACTGACGCGCCGCTAGCAGAAATCAAATATTATTGGTTTATGCCTGAAGTCAGCGTTGCCGGTAAAACAGTATTGGTATCACGGACCGGGTATACTGGAGAAGACGGCTTTGAAATCTATTGTAAGCCTGAGGATGCATCGTTTTTGTGGGAAGCGATCATGGAAGCTGGGCGGCCGTTCGGATTGCTGCCCGCAGGCTTAGGCTGCCGCGATACGCTGCGATTTGAAGCGTGCTTGCCACTTTACGGACACGAGCTGTCAGCCACTATGTCACCAATTGAGGCAGGTATCGGATTTTTTGTCAAGCTGGATAAAGGCGACTTTAACGGACGGGAAGTCTTACAAGAGCAAAAAACGAATGGAACGAAACGCAAGATCGTCGGTTTTGTCATGGTTGACCGCGGAATTGCCAGAGCTGAATATCCGGTTTTGGCTGCAGGCGTACATATCGGCGTAGTGACGACCGGCTCCTATACTCCTACACTTAATAAAAATTTGGGCTTAGCCCTAATTCAAGCTGATTATGCTAAAATTGGCCAAACGATCGAGATTGATATTCGTGGTAAGCAGCTTTCTGCTGAAATCATTGCTAAACCATTTTATAAACGAGAGGGGAAATAATCATGAGTATTCCGGCAGAACTGAAGTATTCTACAGATCATGAATGGGTTAGAGTAGAAGGGAACACAGCGATAATTGGCGTGACTGATTTTGCGCAGTCACAGCTTGGTGATGTCGTTTTTGTCGAACTGCCGAATGAGGGCGATTCAGCCAAAGCAGGTCAGCGGATATCTGTCATCGAATCGGTTAAGGCTGTTTCTGATATTATTAGTCCCTTATCTGGCAAAGTCATTAGAACTAATCAAGAACTCAACGATGCACCAGAATTGGTGAATCAATCTCCTTACGGCGACGGTTGGATATTAGTCATCGAACTTTCCAATCCGAAAGAACTAACTGGCCTTTTGGATGATGCTGCCTATAGCGAGATCGTTGAGAAGGGAGGCCACTAAGATGGGCTGGAGTTATCTGCCCCATACCGATAATGATCGCAAGGCAATGCTAGCGGCTATTGGCGTTGCTGCGACAGATGACCTGTTTCAAGATGTTCCGGCAAACCTGCGCTTAAACCGGCCGTTAGACCTGCCGCCCGCCTTGTCGGAACCGGAGCTGATCAAGAATTTGCAGGCGCTGGCAAAGGCAAATATCAGCATGGAAGATGCGGTATGTTTTCTCGGTGCAGGAGCTTATGATCATTTCATCCCCAGCGTGATCGACCATATTATCCGCCGCTCAGAATTTTACACAGCCTATACGCAATACCAGCCTGAGATAGCACAAGGCTATCTACAGGCGTTATGGGAATTCCAATCGCTGATCTGTGAAATTACCGGCATGGCAGTAGCCAACGCATCCATGTATGATGGCGGCACAGCAGTGGCGGAAGCGGCGATGATGGCTTGCGCGGCATCAGGCCGCAATAAGGTGATCACAGCCGCTGCAGTACATCCCCACTACCGGAATATTCTCGAGAGCTATGGACTAGACCGAGGCTTTATCAGCAGCGAGGCTGGCTTTGTTGATGGTGTAACCGACCGTGATCAACTAGAAAAAATGCTGGACGATTCCACGGCAGCCGTCATTATCCAGTCGCCGAACTTCTTTGGATCTATCGAAGATATTAAGACATTAGCACAAATCGCTCATGCGAGGGGAGCGTATCTGATTACTGTCGTTGATCCGATTTCGTTAGGATTGCTGGAGTCACCGGGTGCTTTAGGCGTAGATATCGTCGTCGGCGAAGGACAGGGTCTGGGATTGGCGTTAGCCTATGGCGGGCCATACCTCGGCTTTTTCGCGGCTACCGAGAAGTTAATGCGTAAATTACCTGGCCGGATCGTTGGTCAAACGCAAGATCATGCTGGCAACCGTGGCTTTGTTTTAACCTTGCAGGCGCGGGAACAGCATATCCGCCGCGAAAAGGCGACCTCTAATATTTGCTCCAATCAAGCGTTGTGCGCTTTGACTGCCGCTATTTATCTCAGCACAGTCGGCAAGCAGGGCTTCCGCGAAGTGGCATCCCAGTGTGTGCAAAAAGCAAATTACGCTTATCGTGAGCTGCAAAAACTGAATGGCTGTGAAGTCGTCTTTAGCGCGCCATTTTTCAAAGAATTTGTCGTCCGGCTTTCGAAGCCGGTTGCCAAAGTGAATAAAGCGCTTCGCGCCAAGGGAATTGTTGGTGGTCTTGATCTTGGCAGCTATTACCCCGGCATGGATAACTGCATGTTGCTCTGCGTGACGGAAAAAAGGTCTAAAGCAGAAATAGACCGTTTGGTCAGTGAAATGGGGGCAATATTATGAACAGAAACCAGGCGATAATCTTTGAAATGAGCGTACCGGGACGGCAGGCGCTGAATTTACCGCAATGCGATGTCCCCACTTTAGAAATCGAAACACTGATTCCCGCCGAGTTTTTGCGGAAGGCTGACGCCCAGTTGCCGGAGGTTAGCCAACCTGACTTGATACGGCATTATACCAATTTATCAAAGCGGAACTTTGGCCTTGATTCAGGTTTTTACCCGTTAGGATCGTGTACGATGAAGTATAATCCCAAAGTGAATGAAGATGTTGCCCGTTATCCAGGATTTGCACACAT
The genomic region above belongs to Anaerosporomusa subterranea and contains:
- a CDS encoding phosphoribosylanthranilate isomerase, which translates into the protein MIRIKICGLQDIATALEAAEAGADAIGMVFAPSKRQVQPTIAREICQALPPFVSKVGVFVDAKEGLVKEIVAMCGLDTLQFHGQETADYCSQFPQTVIKAFQMKDQGSLAKLSGFRNYTLLLDSYSAGQMGGTGHVFPWEIARKVSQEYRIILAGGLSTDNVLAAIRAVQPFAVDVSSGVESNGVKDSKKIKEFITTIRRWEYHGSD
- the trpB gene encoding tryptophan synthase subunit beta, with product MGLIKKGRYGEFGGRYVPETLIPALDELEAVYESARQDKSFQQALAFYFQQYIGRPSMLYFAQKLTNQLGGAKIYLKREDLNHTGAHKINNTIGQALIAKRMGKKSIIAETGAGQHGVATATVAALFGMDCKVFMGEEDVKRQALNVFRMQMLGAEVVPVTSGSRTLKDATNEALRYWVAHVRDTFYVIGSVVGPHPYPAMVRDFQQVIGEETRKQMIAIEGRLPDSVIACVGGGSNSMGMFYPFLTDDSVKLYGVEAAGKGLDTREHAATLTLGSKGVLHGAFSYLLQDKDGQILPAHSISAGLDYPGVGPEHAYLKDSGRVEYAAVTDTAALDAFYLLARSEGIIPALESAHAMAYAIKLAPTLPKEHILVVCLSGRGDKDVDQVAAYEEVR
- the trpA gene encoding tryptophan synthase subunit alpha; amino-acid sequence: MQNRKSAIGATFQKLQQSGNKALITYISAGDPDLNTTRKLVLSMAANGVDIIELGIPYSDPIADGPVIQQASLRALQNGVSIEAIFGLIASLRQDTQIPLVLMAYYNSLLQYGIEKFISTCAAVGVDGLIIPDLPLEESEELRQQGDAQGINVILLIAPTTPTERIARIAEASRGFLYCVSVAGVTGAQSTVDSGLQKFLARVRSQTELPLAVGFGISTPDQAAAIAVLADGVIVGSAVITVLEQYLGTEMLISKVGEFAKSLKNAIR
- a CDS encoding CoA-binding protein; amino-acid sequence: MNPQVKDMLQRQRWAVLGASANPDKFGYRIFKVLKRYGYEVYPVNSRESMIDGEPCFPSIAALPVVPNVVDFVVPPAVALEGLAECASLGIANVWLQPGVNKPEVVAKAKDLGLNVIYQYCAMVESSKIAMLKEKNWAVLGESARSSEDSMLFDRLRNRGYNVASLSVISVSGETRVDAPLFADLPQKPAVALIAGPASITEQALRECKAAGIEYVWLQPGAETEELITLGLSLNLIIVHHASVLEELE
- a CDS encoding LysR family transcriptional regulator; its protein translation is MDIRDIKYFLAIAEEGNITAAAKRLHIAQPPLSRHMKELEDQLGVQLFERGKRKVKLTEAGIFLRTRAEQIIDLLNATTTELKDFYIGDRGTLAIGAVTSVAGTLLPQLIKIFRERYPHVVFRLREGESRRITELLDSGIIDLGMVKLPFDTDLYDSISLPNEPLVAVFRPEHPHAICSDSDSINLRELVDKQLLIHRKFEAMITKSYEQLGLTPSILCESDDVMPLLAWADAGIGMAIVPKSAFSLIHSTRLIAKEIVNPSLVTGGAVIWVRNRYLPATAHHFLGLFGNRNIEGKRVLAGQ
- a CDS encoding 4Fe-4S binding protein; translated protein: MSLKIHANRCKGCGICVEFCPKKVLAVSQLEKVEVVKEKDCIMCRQCEMRCPDFAIFVHKE
- a CDS encoding 2-oxoacid:acceptor oxidoreductase subunit alpha, which translates into the protein MSKVYLMQGNQAVAEGAIAAGVKFFGGYPITPSTEVAESLAKMLPTVGGKFIQMEDEIAGIGVIIGASLTGMKVMTATSGPGFSLKQELIGYACIAEIPMVIVNVQRVGPSTGQPTAPAQGDVMQARWGTHGDHPIIALTPGSVPECFDLTIKAYEFSEKYRTPVILLLDEIIGHMREKIELPDNYDEIAKPQRKLPQVPPEEYKAYQADADLVPAMAPFGSGYRWHVTGLVHDEYGFPNGSPAATQKCLDRLHEKINNNLDDIVLYENYCMDDAETVVIAYGGTARSAYAAVDAARAKGIKAGLFRPITMWPFPAKQIAEIAGKAKHIIVAEMNYGQYVIEVERAVAGKAPVTLHAKYNSEAITPDELLARIESLK
- a CDS encoding 2-oxoacid:ferredoxin oxidoreductase subunit beta, which produces MEQIIDKYFRPGRLPHIWCPGCGNGIITGAIVKAVDKLALEKNDVAVVSGIGCSSRASGYLDFNTVHSAHGRALPVATGVKLGQPRLKVIVVTGDGDATAIGGNHFIHAARRNIDLTVVLFNNNIYGMTGGQYSPLTPANSKATTAPYGTVDRPFDVTELAKGAGATFVARSTTFHTQLLVDVIAQGIQHEGFSLIEAITACPISFGRQNKMGGAPDMMKWQKDRGVMLAAYEKMTDEQKEGKFPIGVLYKTEAPEYSAEYDKVIARVQKGAK
- a CDS encoding 2-oxoacid:acceptor oxidoreductase family protein encodes the protein MQQLRLSGTGGQGLILAGIILAEAALMDGKQAIQSQSYGPEARGGSSKSEVIISEGKIHYPKITVPNVVLAMSQEACKKYTIDLPADGILITDSLFVQQLPDKQFKKVYELPITHTAQDSLGKALFANIIALGAIAKITGVVSIESLTKAVLARVPKGTEAVNEKALKLGMDLVG
- the gcvT gene encoding glycine cleavage system aminomethyltransferase GcvT, which gives rise to MSAKQTPLYETHVRYGGKIVEFGGWLLPVQYSGIKEEHHAVRTKAGLFDVSHMGEVLVSGPDALAFLQKLVTNDVAKLQINQILYTPMCYLDGGTVDDLLVYKQADNEYLLVINAANIEKDWQWMQENVKGFEATLTNLSDATAQLALQGPLAETILAKLTDAPLAEIKYYWFMPEVSVAGKTVLVSRTGYTGEDGFEIYCKPEDASFLWEAIMEAGRPFGLLPAGLGCRDTLRFEACLPLYGHELSATMSPIEAGIGFFVKLDKGDFNGREVLQEQKTNGTKRKIVGFVMVDRGIARAEYPVLAAGVHIGVVTTGSYTPTLNKNLGLALIQADYAKIGQTIEIDIRGKQLSAEIIAKPFYKREGK
- the gcvH gene encoding glycine cleavage system protein GcvH encodes the protein MSIPAELKYSTDHEWVRVEGNTAIIGVTDFAQSQLGDVVFVELPNEGDSAKAGQRISVIESVKAVSDIISPLSGKVIRTNQELNDAPELVNQSPYGDGWILVIELSNPKELTGLLDDAAYSEIVEKGGH
- the gcvPA gene encoding aminomethyl-transferring glycine dehydrogenase subunit GcvPA; this translates as MGWSYLPHTDNDRKAMLAAIGVAATDDLFQDVPANLRLNRPLDLPPALSEPELIKNLQALAKANISMEDAVCFLGAGAYDHFIPSVIDHIIRRSEFYTAYTQYQPEIAQGYLQALWEFQSLICEITGMAVANASMYDGGTAVAEAAMMACAASGRNKVITAAAVHPHYRNILESYGLDRGFISSEAGFVDGVTDRDQLEKMLDDSTAAVIIQSPNFFGSIEDIKTLAQIAHARGAYLITVVDPISLGLLESPGALGVDIVVGEGQGLGLALAYGGPYLGFFAATEKLMRKLPGRIVGQTQDHAGNRGFVLTLQAREQHIRREKATSNICSNQALCALTAAIYLSTVGKQGFREVASQCVQKANYAYRELQKLNGCEVVFSAPFFKEFVVRLSKPVAKVNKALRAKGIVGGLDLGSYYPGMDNCMLLCVTEKRSKAEIDRLVSEMGAIL